The following proteins are encoded in a genomic region of Oncorhynchus kisutch isolate 150728-3 linkage group LG6, Okis_V2, whole genome shotgun sequence:
- the LOC109893102 gene encoding uncharacterized protein LOC109893102 isoform X4, which translates to MWNSVRTGQNNDFHSAKMAKISLLRVLLNERLTAVADEIFGAVEKTVAEYQEEIYRSKEENEKLRRLLDIVLKPDIKLHRSDLQQLTVSEKVPPEQQDCEQELSPSLGQEDPEATQINEQELRTSHGREQLHALESKDPNVIFTIACVKSLCQNPVSTEPSHIYQTQSVEYEQGPSLPSTSTEQIKTEPDGEGYMSLEPTSEPQPLSAFHHYSAVQRENRILLSVASGELPSGSKPSESKRARDRGPAAATASQSLDPTLSSPPFHRPAVPRSIAWRQKRKGEEYAHAQQQGALYPKRSNVYRSKVHPDISIPHLTPEYDELLTNRSGGRPDRYAVLLFRACVSEERYREWEQNTNWDGSRGKFGLPVNLRMFIRTTVSQKFPSMSDVTRKNIKDRVNEYLRSPRKSGHGLLSLI; encoded by the exons ATGTGGAATTCTGTTCGGACAGGACAGAACAACGATTTTCATTCTGCGAAAATGGCTAAAATATCGTTGCTGAGAGTGCTTCTCAATGAACGATTAACAGCAGTTGCTGATGAGATATTTGGGGCTGTTGAAAAAACGGTGGCAGAGTACCAGGAAGAAATCTATCGTTCTAAGGAGGAGAACGAGAAGCTACGGAGGCTGCTTGATATCGTTCTTAAACCAGATATAAAGTTGCATAGATCGG ACCTACAGCAGCTCACTGTCTCTGAAAAGGTTCCCCCTGAGCAGCAGGACTGTGAACAGGAGTTGAGCCCCAGTCTGGGGCAGGAGGACCCAGAGGCCACACAGATTAATGAGCAGGAGCTCAGGACCAGTCACGGGAGAGAGCAGCTTCATGCTCTGGAGTCAAAAGACCCTAATGTTATATTCACAATTGCTTGTGTCAAAAGCTTGTGCCAGAATCCGGTCTCAACTGAGCCTTCACATATTTACCAAACCCAAAGTGTGGAATATGAACAGGGACCCTCTCTACCAAGCACTTCAACAGAACAGATCAAAACAGAACCTGATGGAGAGGGCTACATGTCATTAGAACCAACCAGTGAACCTCAGCCCCTCTCTGCATTTCATCACTATTCTGCAGTTCAGCGTGAAAACAGAATACTCCTCAGTGTGGCAAGTGGAGAGCTTCCATCAGGGTCAAAGCCATCGGAATCAAAGAGAGCACGG GATCGAGGCCCCGCTGCTGCCACAGCAAGCCAGTCCCTGGACCCTACTCTTTCCTCACCACCTTTCCACCGCCCAGCTGTGCCCCGTTCCATTGCATGGCGCCaaaagaggaagggggaggaatatGCACACGCCCAGCAGCAGGGCGCTCTTTACCCAAAACGCTCAAATGTATACCGCTCGAAGGTACAtcctgacatttccattcctcATCTGACACCAGAATATGACGAACTGCTCACCAACCGCAGCGGGGGCCGTCCGGACCGCTATGCTGTTTTGCTATTCCGTGCATGCGTAAGCGAAGAGAGATACCGCGAGTGGGAACAGAATACCAACTGGGATGGATCACGAGGAAAATTTGGCTTGCCAGTGAATCTCCGAATGTTCATCAGGACCACTGTGTCTCAAAAGTTTCCTTCCATGAGTGATGTAACCCGAAAAAATATAAAAGACAGAGTAAATGAGTACTTGAGGTCACCGAGGAAGTCTGGACATGGACTGCTCTCGCTTATCTAA
- the LOC109893102 gene encoding uncharacterized protein LOC109893102 isoform X1, with amino-acid sequence MWNSVRTGQNNDFHSAKMAKISLLRVLLNERLTAVADEIFGAVEKTVAEYQEEIYRSKEENEKLRRLLDIVLKPDIKLHRSDLQQLTVSEKVPPEQQDCEQELSPSLGQEDPEATQINEQELRTSHGREQLHALESKDPNVIFTIACVKSLCQNPVSTEPSHIYQTQSVEYEQGPSLPSTSTEQIKTEPDGEGYMSLEPTSEPQPLSAFHHYSAVQRENRILLSVASGELPSGSKPSESKRARCQVCDDCCKVKGTLIKHQKTHIRENGAMKWQQDRGPAAATASQSLDPTLSSPPFHRPAVPRSIAWRQKRKGEEYAHAQQQGALYPKRSNVYRSKVHPDISIPHLTPEYDELLTNRSGGRPDRYAVLLFRACVSEERYREWEQNTNWDGSRGKFGLPVNLRMFIRTTVSQKFPSMSDVTRKNIKDRVNEYLRSPRKSGHGLLSLI; translated from the exons ATGTGGAATTCTGTTCGGACAGGACAGAACAACGATTTTCATTCTGCGAAAATGGCTAAAATATCGTTGCTGAGAGTGCTTCTCAATGAACGATTAACAGCAGTTGCTGATGAGATATTTGGGGCTGTTGAAAAAACGGTGGCAGAGTACCAGGAAGAAATCTATCGTTCTAAGGAGGAGAACGAGAAGCTACGGAGGCTGCTTGATATCGTTCTTAAACCAGATATAAAGTTGCATAGATCGG ACCTACAGCAGCTCACTGTCTCTGAAAAGGTTCCCCCTGAGCAGCAGGACTGTGAACAGGAGTTGAGCCCCAGTCTGGGGCAGGAGGACCCAGAGGCCACACAGATTAATGAGCAGGAGCTCAGGACCAGTCACGGGAGAGAGCAGCTTCATGCTCTGGAGTCAAAAGACCCTAATGTTATATTCACAATTGCTTGTGTCAAAAGCTTGTGCCAGAATCCGGTCTCAACTGAGCCTTCACATATTTACCAAACCCAAAGTGTGGAATATGAACAGGGACCCTCTCTACCAAGCACTTCAACAGAACAGATCAAAACAGAACCTGATGGAGAGGGCTACATGTCATTAGAACCAACCAGTGAACCTCAGCCCCTCTCTGCATTTCATCACTATTCTGCAGTTCAGCGTGAAAACAGAATACTCCTCAGTGTGGCAAGTGGAGAGCTTCCATCAGGGTCAAAGCCATCGGAATCAAAGAGAGCACGG TGCCAGGTCTGTGATGATTGCTGTAAGGTAAAGGGTACTCTCATAAAACATCAGAAGACTCACATAAGGGAAAATGGAGCAATGAAATGGCAGCAG GATCGAGGCCCCGCTGCTGCCACAGCAAGCCAGTCCCTGGACCCTACTCTTTCCTCACCACCTTTCCACCGCCCAGCTGTGCCCCGTTCCATTGCATGGCGCCaaaagaggaagggggaggaatatGCACACGCCCAGCAGCAGGGCGCTCTTTACCCAAAACGCTCAAATGTATACCGCTCGAAGGTACAtcctgacatttccattcctcATCTGACACCAGAATATGACGAACTGCTCACCAACCGCAGCGGGGGCCGTCCGGACCGCTATGCTGTTTTGCTATTCCGTGCATGCGTAAGCGAAGAGAGATACCGCGAGTGGGAACAGAATACCAACTGGGATGGATCACGAGGAAAATTTGGCTTGCCAGTGAATCTCCGAATGTTCATCAGGACCACTGTGTCTCAAAAGTTTCCTTCCATGAGTGATGTAACCCGAAAAAATATAAAAGACAGAGTAAATGAGTACTTGAGGTCACCGAGGAAGTCTGGACATGGACTGCTCTCGCTTATCTAA
- the LOC109893102 gene encoding uncharacterized protein LOC109893102 isoform X2, translating to MWNSVRTGQNNDFHSAKMAKISLLRVLLNERLTAVADEIFGAVEKTVAEYQEEIYRSKEENEKLRRLLDIVLKPDIKLHRSDLQQLTVSEKVPPEQQDCEQELSPSLGQEDPEATQINEQELRTSHGREQLHALESKDPNVIFTIACVKSLCQNPVSTEPSHIYQTQSVEYEQGPSLPSTSTEQIKTEPDGEGYMSLEPTSEPQPLSAFHHYSAVQRENRILLSVASGELPSGSKPSESKRARCQVCDDCCKDRGPAAATASQSLDPTLSSPPFHRPAVPRSIAWRQKRKGEEYAHAQQQGALYPKRSNVYRSKVHPDISIPHLTPEYDELLTNRSGGRPDRYAVLLFRACVSEERYREWEQNTNWDGSRGKFGLPVNLRMFIRTTVSQKFPSMSDVTRKNIKDRVNEYLRSPRKSGHGLLSLI from the exons ATGTGGAATTCTGTTCGGACAGGACAGAACAACGATTTTCATTCTGCGAAAATGGCTAAAATATCGTTGCTGAGAGTGCTTCTCAATGAACGATTAACAGCAGTTGCTGATGAGATATTTGGGGCTGTTGAAAAAACGGTGGCAGAGTACCAGGAAGAAATCTATCGTTCTAAGGAGGAGAACGAGAAGCTACGGAGGCTGCTTGATATCGTTCTTAAACCAGATATAAAGTTGCATAGATCGG ACCTACAGCAGCTCACTGTCTCTGAAAAGGTTCCCCCTGAGCAGCAGGACTGTGAACAGGAGTTGAGCCCCAGTCTGGGGCAGGAGGACCCAGAGGCCACACAGATTAATGAGCAGGAGCTCAGGACCAGTCACGGGAGAGAGCAGCTTCATGCTCTGGAGTCAAAAGACCCTAATGTTATATTCACAATTGCTTGTGTCAAAAGCTTGTGCCAGAATCCGGTCTCAACTGAGCCTTCACATATTTACCAAACCCAAAGTGTGGAATATGAACAGGGACCCTCTCTACCAAGCACTTCAACAGAACAGATCAAAACAGAACCTGATGGAGAGGGCTACATGTCATTAGAACCAACCAGTGAACCTCAGCCCCTCTCTGCATTTCATCACTATTCTGCAGTTCAGCGTGAAAACAGAATACTCCTCAGTGTGGCAAGTGGAGAGCTTCCATCAGGGTCAAAGCCATCGGAATCAAAGAGAGCACGG TGCCAGGTCTGTGATGATTGCTGTAAG GATCGAGGCCCCGCTGCTGCCACAGCAAGCCAGTCCCTGGACCCTACTCTTTCCTCACCACCTTTCCACCGCCCAGCTGTGCCCCGTTCCATTGCATGGCGCCaaaagaggaagggggaggaatatGCACACGCCCAGCAGCAGGGCGCTCTTTACCCAAAACGCTCAAATGTATACCGCTCGAAGGTACAtcctgacatttccattcctcATCTGACACCAGAATATGACGAACTGCTCACCAACCGCAGCGGGGGCCGTCCGGACCGCTATGCTGTTTTGCTATTCCGTGCATGCGTAAGCGAAGAGAGATACCGCGAGTGGGAACAGAATACCAACTGGGATGGATCACGAGGAAAATTTGGCTTGCCAGTGAATCTCCGAATGTTCATCAGGACCACTGTGTCTCAAAAGTTTCCTTCCATGAGTGATGTAACCCGAAAAAATATAAAAGACAGAGTAAATGAGTACTTGAGGTCACCGAGGAAGTCTGGACATGGACTGCTCTCGCTTATCTAA
- the LOC109893102 gene encoding uncharacterized protein LOC109893102 isoform X3 has translation MWNSVRTGQNNDFHSAKMAKISLLRVLLNERLTAVADEIFGAVEKTVAEYQEEIYRSKEENEKLRRLLDIVLKPDIKLHRSDLQQLTVSEKVPPEQQDCEQELSPSLGQEDPEATQINEQELRTSHGREQLHALESKDPNVIFTIACVKSLCQNPVSTEPSHIYQTQSVEYEQGPSLPSTSTEQIKTEPDGEGYMSLEPTSEPQPLSAFHHYSAVQRENRILLSVASGELPSGSKPSESKRARCQDRGPAAATASQSLDPTLSSPPFHRPAVPRSIAWRQKRKGEEYAHAQQQGALYPKRSNVYRSKVHPDISIPHLTPEYDELLTNRSGGRPDRYAVLLFRACVSEERYREWEQNTNWDGSRGKFGLPVNLRMFIRTTVSQKFPSMSDVTRKNIKDRVNEYLRSPRKSGHGLLSLI, from the exons ATGTGGAATTCTGTTCGGACAGGACAGAACAACGATTTTCATTCTGCGAAAATGGCTAAAATATCGTTGCTGAGAGTGCTTCTCAATGAACGATTAACAGCAGTTGCTGATGAGATATTTGGGGCTGTTGAAAAAACGGTGGCAGAGTACCAGGAAGAAATCTATCGTTCTAAGGAGGAGAACGAGAAGCTACGGAGGCTGCTTGATATCGTTCTTAAACCAGATATAAAGTTGCATAGATCGG ACCTACAGCAGCTCACTGTCTCTGAAAAGGTTCCCCCTGAGCAGCAGGACTGTGAACAGGAGTTGAGCCCCAGTCTGGGGCAGGAGGACCCAGAGGCCACACAGATTAATGAGCAGGAGCTCAGGACCAGTCACGGGAGAGAGCAGCTTCATGCTCTGGAGTCAAAAGACCCTAATGTTATATTCACAATTGCTTGTGTCAAAAGCTTGTGCCAGAATCCGGTCTCAACTGAGCCTTCACATATTTACCAAACCCAAAGTGTGGAATATGAACAGGGACCCTCTCTACCAAGCACTTCAACAGAACAGATCAAAACAGAACCTGATGGAGAGGGCTACATGTCATTAGAACCAACCAGTGAACCTCAGCCCCTCTCTGCATTTCATCACTATTCTGCAGTTCAGCGTGAAAACAGAATACTCCTCAGTGTGGCAAGTGGAGAGCTTCCATCAGGGTCAAAGCCATCGGAATCAAAGAGAGCACGG TGCCAG GATCGAGGCCCCGCTGCTGCCACAGCAAGCCAGTCCCTGGACCCTACTCTTTCCTCACCACCTTTCCACCGCCCAGCTGTGCCCCGTTCCATTGCATGGCGCCaaaagaggaagggggaggaatatGCACACGCCCAGCAGCAGGGCGCTCTTTACCCAAAACGCTCAAATGTATACCGCTCGAAGGTACAtcctgacatttccattcctcATCTGACACCAGAATATGACGAACTGCTCACCAACCGCAGCGGGGGCCGTCCGGACCGCTATGCTGTTTTGCTATTCCGTGCATGCGTAAGCGAAGAGAGATACCGCGAGTGGGAACAGAATACCAACTGGGATGGATCACGAGGAAAATTTGGCTTGCCAGTGAATCTCCGAATGTTCATCAGGACCACTGTGTCTCAAAAGTTTCCTTCCATGAGTGATGTAACCCGAAAAAATATAAAAGACAGAGTAAATGAGTACTTGAGGTCACCGAGGAAGTCTGGACATGGACTGCTCTCGCTTATCTAA